The following coding sequences lie in one Salarias fasciatus chromosome 7 unlocalized genomic scaffold, fSalaFa1.1 super_scaffold_4, whole genome shotgun sequence genomic window:
- the kcmf1 gene encoding E3 ubiquitin-protein ligase KCMF1 codes for MSRHEGVSCDACLKGNFRGRRFKCLICYDYDLCASCYESGATTTRHTTEHPMQCILTRVDYDLYYGGDTFSVEQPQSFTCPYCGRMGFTETSLQDHVTAEHSETSTEVICPICAALPGGDPNHVTDDFTAHLTLEHRAPRDLDESSSVRHVRRMFHPGRGLGGPRARRTNMHFTSGSTGGLSSAASQSSAYTPSNREAMDPIAELLSQLSGVRRAAGGQINSSGPSASQLQQLQMQLQLERQQAQAARQQAETGRHAARRGNNPGSAGAAVPPPSAAAAAPVGDGHPASSSHSSQFLLARLNEPKMSEAERQSLEGERADRSLFVQELLLATLMREESSSSDEDERRDFADFGAMGCVDIMPLDVALESLQLREGGSAGKEPPPPPL; via the exons ATGTCCCGACATGAGG gcGTGAGCTGCGACGCGTGTTTGAAAGGCAACTTCAGAGGCCGGCGGTTCAAGTGCTTGATCTGCTACGACTACGACCTGTGTGCGTCGTGCTACGAGAGCGGCGCCACCACCACCAGACACACCACAGAGCACCCCATGCAGTGCATACTGACCCGGGTGGACTACG ACCTGTACTACGGAGGAGACACGTTCTCGGTGGAGCAGCCGCAGTCCTTCACCTGTCCGTACTGCGGGAGGATGGGCTTCACAGAGACGTCCCTCCAGGACCACGTCACGGCCGAGCACTCCGAGACGTCCACGGAGGTG ATCTGCCCCATCTGTGCTGCCTTGCCCGGGGGCGACCCCAACCACGTCACCGACGACTTCACAGCTCACCTCACCCTGGAGCACAGAGCGCCCCGAGATTTA GACGAGTCCAGCAGCGTGCGGCATGTCCGCAGGATGTTCCACCCGGGCCGGGGGCTGGGCGGGCCCCGCGCACGGCGGACCAACATGCACTTTACCAGCGGCTCCACGGGGGGCCtgtcctccgccgcctcccagAGCTCCGCCTACACCCCCAGCAACCGTGAAGCCATGGACCCCATCGCAG agctgctgtcccAGCTGTCGGGCGTGCGGCGCGCCGCCGGCGGCCAGATCAACTCGTCGGGGCCGTCGGCCtcgcagctccagcagctccagatgcagctgcagctggagcggcaGCAGGCCCAGGCGGCGCGGCAGCAGGCGGAGACGGGCCGCCACGCCGCGCGGCGCGGCAACAACCCGGggagcgccggcgccgccgtgccgccgcccagcgccgccgccgccgccccggtgGGGGACGGCCACCCCGCCTCCTCGTCCCACAGCTCCCAGTTCCTATTAGCACG GTTGAACGAGCCCAAGATGTCGGAGGCGGAGCGGCAGAGCCTGGAGGGCGAGCGGGCCGACCGCAGCCTGTTcgtgcaggagctgctgctcgcCACGCTCATGCGCGAGGAGAGCTCCTCCTCCGACGAGGACGAGCGGCGGGACTTCGCCGACTTCGGGGCCATGGGCTGCGTGGACATCATGCCTCTGGACGTGGCGCTGGAGAGCCTGCAGCTGCGGGAGGGCGGCTCGGCGGGGAAggagcctccgccgccgcctctttga
- the ntrk2b gene encoding neurotrophic tyrosine kinase, receptor, type 2b, whose protein sequence is MDSSAGEYGMARWGLFVVLTALWRFGDACPASCTCSISRIVCIDSVPGIEDFPVLTLDDMENITEIYIANQNRLLDITDNSLRHYINLRNLTVTRTRLMSISSDAFFNNTRLQYVNLTDNNLSVLSWRTFQNFNITFPLLLSGNPLDCTCENLWIKLRLLEEPDSSELTCTDDRGVTRDFITLTPPDCVVPQVEVTPRTVTQMEGSDVKAVCSASGSPPPEILWNLDMLSTQYRIDLNETESNLTLSGLSPDDNGRVIVCSAENMVGLNEATLQLNILFAPTIQQLLTPERDHHWCIPFTVTGNPKPDLQWYHKNKPLLEHDYIRTMIHVSTENEDHGCLQLVNPTHIHNGEYKLVANNTYGRDEKTVSAQFIDPPNFNYTGEFPTVPDTPPSPLDESVPVYVVVGIAGVVLTGCVLMVIILKYGRNSKFGIKGSSSVISNDDDSASPLHHVSNGNNTPSSSEMGPDAVIIGMTKIPVIENPQYFRNSGSMLKSDTFVQHIKRHNIVLKRELGEGAFGKVFLAECYNLTPDQEKLHVAVKTLKEASESGRADFYREAELLTNLQHEHIVTFYGVCVESDPLIMVFEYMKHGDLNKFLRSHGPDAVLMADGQHSILVELTQSQMLHIAQQIAAGMVYLASQHFVHRDLATRNCLVGENLLVKIGDFGMSRDVYSTDYYRVGGHTMLPIRWMPPESIMYRRFTTESDVWSLGVVLWEIFTYGKQPWYQLSNNEVIECITQGRVLQRPRTCPKEVYDLMLGCWQREPYMRLNIKEIHGMLQSLAKASPVYLDILG, encoded by the exons ATACATCGCTAATCAGAACAGATTGCTTGACATTACAGACAACAGTCTGCGGCACTATATAAACCTCAGAAACCT AACGGtgaccaggacaagactgatgTCCATATCATCAGATGCATTTTTTAACAACACAAGACTTCAATATGT AAATCTCACAGACAATAACCTGTCAGTACTATCATGGAGAACATTTCAGAACTTCAACATCACATTTCC GCTCCTTCTCTCTGGAAACCCTCTGGATTGTACTTGTGAGAACTTGTGGATCAAACTGCGGCTTCTAGAAGAACCGGACAGTTCAGAGCTGACATGTACAGACGACAGAGGAGTGACGAGGGACTTCATCACACTCACACCGCCCGACTGTG TGGTTCCTCAAGTGGAGGTCACGCCTAGAACTGTCACCCAGATGGAGGGGAGTGACGTCAAAGCTGTGTGCAGTGCCTCCGGCTCCCCTCCCCCCGAGATCCTGTGGAACCTGGACATGCTCTCCACCCAATACAGG ATCGACCTGAACGAGACGGAGAGTAACCTCACCCTGTCGGGCCTGTCTCCGGACGATAACGGCCGGGTGATCGTGTGCAGCGCCGAGAACATGGTCGGTCTGAACGAGGCCACGCTCCAGCTCAACATTCTCT TTGCCCCCaccatccagcagctgctgactCCGGAGCGGGACCACCACTGGTGCATCCCCTTCACCGTGACGGGGAACCCCAAACCGGACCTGCAGTGGTACCACAAGAACAAGCCTCTGCTGGAGCACGACTACATCCGCACCATGATCCACGTGTCCACCGAGAACGAGGACCACGGCTGCCTCCAGCTGGTCAACCCCACGCACATCCACAACGGCGAGTACAAGCTGGTGGCCAACAACACGTACGGCCGGGACGAGAAGACGGTCTCCGCCCAGTTCATCGACCCCCCCAACTTCAACTACACAGGTGAGTTCCCCAcagtccctg acacGCCGCCTTCTCCGCTGGATGAGAGTGTGCCG GTGTATGTAGTTGTGGGAATCGCAGGAGTTGTGTTGACCGGCTGCGTTCTTATGGTGATCATTCTGAAATATGGAAGAAACTCCAAGTTTGGTATAAAAG GCTCCTCCTCGGTCATCAGTAACGACGATGACTCCGCCAGTCCTCTTCATCACGTGTCCAATGGCAACAACACCCCGTCGTCCTCCGAGATGGGTCCAGACGCCGTGATCATCGGGATGACGAAGATCCCTGTCATCGAGAACCCGCAGTACTTCCGGAACTCCGGCAGCATGCTGAAATCTGACACGT TCGTCCAGCACATCAAGAGACACAACATCGTCCTGAAGCGGGAGCTGGGCGAGGGGGCGTTCGGGAAGGTCTTCCTGGCCGAGTGCTACAACCTGACCCCCGACCAGGAGAAGCTCCACGTGGCCGTCAAG ACGCTGAAAGAGGCCAGCGAGAGCGGCCGGGCCGACTTCTACCGGGAGGCGGAGCTCCTCACCAACCTGCAGCACGAGCACATCGTCACCTTCTACGGCGTGTGCGTGGAGAGCGACCCCCTCATCATGGTGTTCGAGTACATGAAGCACGGAGACCTCAACAAGTTCCTCAG GTCTCACGGCCCTGACGCCGTGCTCATGGCAGACGGGCAGCACAGCATCCTGGTGGAGCTCACTCAGTCCCAGATGCTGCACATTGCCCAGCAGATTGCCGCTGGCATGGTGTACCTGGCCTCGCAGCACTTCGTCCACAGAGACTTGGCAACCAGGAACTGCCTGGTGGGAGAAAACCTGCTGGTGAAGATCGGAGACTTTGGCATGTCCAGAGACGTTTACAGCACAGACTACTACAGA GTGGGCGGCCACACGATGCTGCCGATCCGCTGGATGCCCCCGGAGAGCATCATGTACCGGCGGTTCACCACGGAGAGTGACGTGTGGAGCCTGGGCGTGGTGCTGTGGGAGATCTTTACCTACGGGAAGCAGCCGTGGTACCAGCTCTCCAACAACGAG gtcatTGAATGCATCACGCAGGGCCGGGTGCTGCAGCGGCCCCGGACGTGTCCCAAAGAGGTGTACGACCTGATGCTGGGCTGCTGGCAGCGGGAGCCCTACATGAGGCTGAACATCAAGGAGATCCACGGCATGCTGCAGAGCCTGGCCAAGGCCTCGCCCGTCTACCTGGACATCCTGGGCTGA